The nucleotide sequence TAATCTCTTTTCCGAGGAAGGGGGGTGGAGACCTAGTTTTGATGGGTTGACTTTTGAGGATTTAGATAGCCATAAGGCTAAGAAGCTGGAGCTTCCTTTTTCGGAAGAAGTGGTGTTCGCTGCTCTCTTTGATTTGGGCAAGGACAAAGCACAAAGTCCAAATGGGTACACCATGGCATTTTTGGCTTTTCAGTTGGGAGTTTGTGAAGGAAGGGGTGTTGAGTTTTTTCTAGGGAGTTCCATGAGGGAGGCAGATTTGTTAAGTCTTCAAATGCAACCTTCTTGGTTCTTGTTCCAAATAAAGGAGGTGTTGAAGACTTGAGAGATTTTAGGCTGATCAACCTAGTAGACAACCTCTATAAGTTGTTGGCTAAGATGTTAGCCAATAGACTTAAGAAGGTTATGGGTAAAGTGATCATGAAATCTCAAAACGCTTTTGCGGAGGGTAGACAGATTTTAGATGCAATTTTGATTGCAAATGAGGCTATTGACTCAAGGTTGAAAAGCAATGAAAGTAGTGTTCTTTGCAAGCTTGATATAGAGAAAGTGTATGATTATGTGAATTGGAACTTCTTGTTTTTGGTGCTAAAAAAGATAGGCTTTGGGGAGAGATGGATTAAATGGGTAGAATGGTGTATCTCAACAGCGAAGTTCTCCATTCTAGTGAATGGATCCCCATCTgatttttttccaaagttcgAGAGGATTGAGAAAGGAGATCCCCTCTTcccttatttatttgtgatcACCATGGAGGTTTTTAGTTGTCTCTTGAAGAGGGTGACAAGTGGTAGCTACTTGTCTAGGTGGTGGGTGAGAGGTAGGGGTGGTGGTGGGATTCAAATCtctcatttattatttgttgatgatattttggtgttttgtgaggcGTCACTGAACCAGATGACTTTTCTAAGTTGGCTTCTTATTTGGTTTGAGGCTTGTTCTGGTTTTAGAATCAACTTGGAAAAAAGTGAGCTAATTCTGATAGGAAGGGTAGAAAATATTAATGACTTGACCTTGAAGTTGGGGTGTAAGGTGGGCGGTGTCCCTTCCCACtacctgggtcttcctttggagGCTCCTTTCAAATATGTAATAGTTTGGGATGGTGTTGAAGAGAGATTCCGAAAAAGGCTAGCCATGTGGGAAACACAATATATCTCAAAAGGAGGAAGGCTCACTTTAATTCATAGCACTCTTTCTAGCATGTCAATCTATTCCATGTCTCTTTTTTGCATGCCAAGGCAGGtgaggttgaggttgaggttggaaaaattcaaagagattttctttgagGTAGTGGGGCTCTTGTGCAAAAATTGCATCTAGTAAGGTGGAAAACAGTCAGTTTGGAGAAAAAGAAGGAAGGATCGGGTGTGAGGAATCTCTTTGCAATGAACAAAGCCTTCTTATGCAAGCAGAGTTAGCGGTATGCCAATGAAAGAAAGGCCCCTAGAAGCAAGTCATTAGTCAAAAGTACGGAGAAGATGATGGGGGGTGGCGTCCATGTGAGGTGAGTGAGAGGTATGATGTGGGGCTATGGGAAGCTATAAGAAAGGAGTGGCATATTTTGAGTAGCAAATTGGCCTTCCAAGTGGGTAATGGTCAGAGATTGTGATTCTGGAGGGACAAGTGGCGTAGAGATGAGCCACTTTGTGAGTCCTTCTCTTCCTTACTTGCCCTCTCCTTATCTAAAGAAGCTTGGGTGGCAGATGTTTGGAACCCCGAAGGTGAAGAGGGTGGTTGGACCCCTTGGTTCTCTAAGGCCTTTAATGATTAGAAATTGGAAACTGTGGAATGTTTTTTGCTAAAGATTCAAGCAACTAGGGTGCACAAGGATATGGGTGACAAAGTGATTTGGATAGCCTCAAGGTGTGGGAACTTTTCGTTCAAAACTCTCTATTCTATTTTGGAGCCCGGAGACACTCTTTTGTTCCTTAGTAGCAGGATTTGGAGATCCTGTGCTAAGGTGGCTTTCTTCGCTTGGGGGGCAACTTAGGGGAATGTCTTAACTCTGAACTAGATCCAAAGGAGTGggttttatttggaaaatagatGATTCCTTTGTTAGTCTAAAGTAGAAACGGTCAATCATATTCTTCTTTGAATCTTTACTATGCAAAATCGCGGGTTCTTGGGCATTTGTTCTTTTCCCTCTTTAAGGTGTCTTAGGTTCTTTCCTGCTTGGTTAAGGAAAGTCTTTTTGGGTGGCATGGGTCCTTCATGGGTAAAGCCCATAAAAAGGCTTGGTAAGTGGCCActtgatgtatattttggacAGTGTGAAAGGGAAGGAACTTGTTAGTGTTTGACAATGAAGAGTAATCGGtccaaagattaaaaaattcttttgtatgtaatttatGATCTTGGTTTAGGGTATCTGTAGATATGAGCCCTAATTCTCTTGTTagcttcattgattggttaggttcAAAGTAAAGGCAGgtgatttttttgcttttttcccTTTCCCTCTATGGTGAACCTTTAGGCTTTTGCTGTATACTTTATTCAGCTCACCCTATACTAACAACATGTTGATAAGGCAACTCATAACAAGTAGTATTAATAAAGAGTTCCAAAACAAGGTACTGACCTTTCTCTTTCAACATTTCCTTCCAATCTTTCAAGAGACTGTGTCCGGGgctttaaattcaattttggaCGCTCTGCTGCACGACTCTCTGTCTCAGTTCCAGCTAACCCTGTTCTTGCAGGATTCGTATTTCCATATAATTCAGTAACAGTTTCAGCATGAATAGGGTCACTTGACCAATTGTGCCCCTAAATTACCCAAATGAAGAGAGCTCAGTGCAATGAATATACTGGAgacttcaaaaaatataaaagagaatttcaaaaaatcatcatataggAACCAAACTGGTACCAGCTTATAATCATTAACGGGTTGCTCCAAACCGTCCAACCGCTTTGATGCAGGAAGTAACTTCAGCTTGGGTCTCTCTGCTGCATCTGAAGGCACTGGTGGCTGGAATTCAGACCTACCAGATTTTCCATTGGTAGGAGACACCTGAACCCCATCATTGTAAGATTGAGGGTTCCTCTCTTTTGCTTCTCGATGTATATTAGACCTAGCACTCCCATAGACTGTTACATCCCTGCCACCagcccaaaacccatctttgaTAGTCAAACCCCTTTCAGCATGCCTTGCTAATGATGCATCATAATGTTCCCCCCCGTTCACCACATCCATCCCATTTAAGGCATAATTATCAATACCACCCTTGGTGTGCAAGCTACTCTCAGTTTCAGAATGTCTAATAACCTCAACATCTGGCTGATGATGGACTGAGTGCTTTGACTGCCATCTACCTGAAGATACCTTTTCAAGGGCACTTGCTTGAGCAAACTTTGATTCAGCAACAGACCCAGACCAGGCAGACTGCCCAGGCTCAGCAATGCCAACAGCCTCTTTCCTAGCAGCCCATGCATTTGGATAAGAGCCAGAAACAGCCTGCCCACCATGACCCATCGAATTCCCAGGAATCACCCCCACGTGAGCTGACCCCCCTTGAGTTGCCTCAGCCAATCTTGCTGAGTAAGAACTTGCAGAAGCACTTGGCAACTGTGAGACCGGAGTTGAAACCTGTCGCCCTGCCAACCTCCCTGAGGATGTATAATCTGTCTTTGGTTCCACACGAGTCAGCGGAACATTAATATTTTCATCACTAACAGTTCGCCGTGGGGCTGATACACCATCTAAGGGCTTCCGCTCATCCTCGTCAAAATTCCTACCAATGTGTACTGTATGAGCAAGGAATGGAGTTTTGTCATCAAAATTTCTGGTCGCTGGGGAAGAGTTGGGTCGGGAACGATAATCGGGCCTTCCCGTAGGGTTTCCCCAAGATGTATGGCGGTCAAACCCAGAACGATCCGAAGGCCTCACCACTCTGCGAAACCCAATGAACATTAACTAGGCTTTTACACAGAAagaaacaattattaaaaatgaaaaaagagagCTTGAACCAGGGCATAAAGCATAAAAATTTCACAAATTGaaagttccattttttataGCTGAAAATTTTTCCAGGAAAACACACGGGAAAACTGATAAGACAATCAGATCTAAAAGCCATGTAAGCCGAAACACCAAGATAGAGAAAGAAATCAACTcacataaaagaataaattatttccaaaaaacaaataagaatcaCAAAATCAGAAATCGAGATAGATtcgataattaataaaaataagaaaaacaattagaaaagaagaagaagaacatacGCGCCAGGAGCAGAGGGGAGAGGAATATCGGAAGGGATAGAGCCGCCATGAAAGTCCTTAAGGGTCATAGTTGAGCCGCCGAATGCCTTCTTCTTCGACATTCT is from Vitis riparia cultivar Riparia Gloire de Montpellier isolate 1030 chromosome 10, EGFV_Vit.rip_1.0, whole genome shotgun sequence and encodes:
- the LOC117923549 gene encoding uncharacterized protein LOC117923549, producing the protein MSKKKAFGGSTMTLKDFHGGSIPSDIPLPSAPGAVVRPSDRSGFDRHTSWGNPTGRPDYRSRPNSSPATRNFDDKTPFLAHTVHIGRNFDEDERKPLDGVSAPRRTVSDENINVPLTRVEPKTDYTSSGRLAGRQVSTPVSQLPSASASSYSARLAEATQGGSAHVGVIPGNSMGHGGQAVSGSYPNAWAARKEAVGIAEPGQSAWSGSVAESKFAQASALEKVSSGRWQSKHSVHHQPDVEVIRHSETESSLHTKGGIDNYALNGMDVVNGGEHYDASLARHAERGLTIKDGFWAGGRDVTVYGSARSNIHREAKERNPQSYNDGVQVSPTNGKSGRSEFQPPVPSDAAERPKLKLLPASKRLDGLEQPVNDYKLGHNWSSDPIHAETVTELYGNTNPARTGLAGTETESRAAERPKLNLKPRTQSLERLEGNVERERNTLFGGARPRELVLKERGIDEVAINNHDVGQSSIRVKHDGPKSDMIPGNAVPTRLSEKTTNLPLDDRIGKTAERKDHRVEADRTDVQRRNWRNDNRKNIRETEKPKPQQHQQQDRLPSPETWRKPAEQPRPASPDANGLRYGKVASAVELAQAFSSSVSDQKTTDRLSTQRALPGRGQMPFSRLMGSGPRPQINGY